In a genomic window of Thermogemmata fonticola:
- a CDS encoding prephenate dehydrogenase: MPQTSLPDKWGAVTIVGVGLIGGSVGKALCQRQLAERVIGVGRQQEELELAQQQGVIHEWTCSLAQGVSRADLVVVCVPVDQIAPCISEAAKHMPLGSLITDVGSTKRNIISALEGKLPRHVEYVPGHPLAGSEKSGARHAQADLFHQRRVILTPTAQNTPRGLARARAFWTALGAEVLEMSAEEHDRMAAAISHLPHVLAASLVLATPAQWLVFAASGFRDTTRVAAGDAQLWAAILQANCDAVQQSLHEWERELLRFRRLLETGDGRGLREWLAQAQQVRHALGSGNPSDRT, from the coding sequence ATGCCGCAAACATCGCTCCCTGACAAGTGGGGAGCCGTCACAATTGTGGGAGTGGGGCTGATCGGAGGTTCGGTGGGGAAGGCGTTATGCCAGCGGCAGTTGGCGGAGCGCGTCATCGGTGTGGGACGTCAACAAGAGGAACTGGAACTGGCACAACAACAGGGTGTCATTCACGAGTGGACCTGTTCCCTAGCCCAAGGTGTCAGCCGGGCCGACCTGGTGGTGGTCTGCGTTCCTGTGGATCAGATCGCTCCCTGCATCAGTGAAGCTGCCAAACATATGCCATTAGGGAGCTTGATCACCGATGTCGGCAGCACCAAACGTAACATCATCTCTGCTCTGGAAGGCAAGCTGCCGCGGCATGTGGAGTATGTGCCTGGGCATCCTTTGGCCGGGTCAGAGAAAAGCGGGGCACGCCACGCCCAAGCCGATCTGTTCCACCAGCGTCGGGTCATTCTCACTCCTACGGCGCAAAATACTCCGCGTGGGCTAGCGCGCGCCCGGGCCTTCTGGACCGCATTAGGCGCTGAGGTGCTGGAAATGTCGGCGGAGGAACATGACCGGATGGCTGCCGCCATCAGTCATCTGCCCCATGTTCTGGCGGCCTCCTTGGTGCTGGCCACGCCAGCTCAATGGCTGGTGTTTGCCGCCTCCGGCTTTCGAGACACGACCCGCGTAGCGGCAGGTGATGCCCAGCTCTGGGCCGCGATCCTGCAAGCCAACTGTGACGCCGTCCAGCAATCGCTTCATGAATGGGAACGAGAATTACTTCGGTTCCGCCGCTTGCTGGAGACCGGCGATGGCCGAGGTCTCCGCGAATGGCTGGCTCAAGCCCAACAGGTGCGCCATGCTTTGGGAAGTGGAAATCCGTCCGATCGGACGTGA
- a CDS encoding aspartyl protease family protein, whose product MPLFAVLAAMLGSAAGAVSDPANPPRPADTPKPAQAGDPTTAPESKGQTEPIVIPFELLRSRHMAVQVKVNGTGPYRLVFDTGAPMNLVSNKLAREAGLLKKGERPVLPLFGMGGPKTIQTLEIGQIKLQNVPAIVMDHPTVGAMAKVLGPIEGIIGFPFFARYKTTVDYQKREITLVPNGYEPKDVMQGLMEKLMNPPKGKPEPRILAPAALWGFQVDKANDDTQEGVTVIRVLPDSPAAQAGLRPGDRLLILDGRWTDSVADTYTAAEAIKPGQKVVAVVLRKGQRLELTVIPRAGF is encoded by the coding sequence ATGCCGCTGTTCGCAGTGTTGGCTGCGATGCTTGGGTCAGCCGCCGGGGCGGTTTCGGACCCAGCGAATCCTCCGCGGCCAGCCGACACTCCTAAGCCAGCACAAGCAGGCGATCCCACCACGGCTCCAGAATCGAAGGGCCAAACCGAGCCGATCGTCATTCCTTTTGAACTGCTCCGCTCCCGGCACATGGCCGTGCAAGTCAAAGTGAATGGAACCGGTCCCTATCGACTTGTCTTCGACACCGGGGCACCGATGAATCTGGTCAGCAATAAGCTGGCACGAGAAGCAGGGTTGCTCAAAAAGGGTGAGCGACCGGTGCTGCCCCTCTTCGGCATGGGCGGACCGAAGACGATCCAAACGCTGGAAATCGGCCAAATCAAGTTGCAGAATGTGCCCGCCATCGTCATGGACCATCCAACCGTCGGTGCGATGGCGAAAGTGCTCGGTCCCATCGAGGGGATCATCGGCTTCCCTTTTTTCGCTAGGTACAAGACGACAGTGGATTATCAGAAGCGTGAGATAACCTTGGTACCTAACGGATACGAACCGAAAGATGTGATGCAGGGATTGATGGAAAAACTGATGAACCCCCCCAAAGGAAAGCCGGAACCGCGCATCCTCGCCCCCGCCGCTTTGTGGGGTTTCCAAGTGGATAAAGCGAACGACGACACGCAAGAGGGAGTAACAGTCATCCGCGTCCTGCCTGATAGTCCGGCGGCTCAGGCGGGGTTACGGCCCGGCGATCGGCTACTGATTCTGGACGGCCGGTGGACCGACTCCGTAGCGGATACCTACACCGCCGCTGAAGCCATCAAGCCGGGGCAGAAGGTCGTGGCAGTGGTGCTCAGGAAGGGCCAACGCTTGGAACTGACTGTAATACCCCGTGCAGGATTCTGA
- the purL gene encoding phosphoribosylformylglycinamidine synthase subunit PurL → MAEVSANGWLKPNRCAMLWEVEIRPIGRDAERERVCQEFDLLVHARRAEELIQSTARGYWLEGNISSEALSRLVREVLVDPIVEEGIVGPAGTDAGNALTITYKPGVMDPVAQTVLETARRLGWAIEAVRTFRRYYLRGALNAEDRTRLIGKVLANEAIEQVLEGPLPVRHLSLGANYRFHLVSVPLRDLDPEGLLRVSREGMLALSLEEMQAIQDHFRQLGREPTDCELETIAQTWSEHCSHKTLKGTITLRDGTLGSSRTYRHLLRETIFAATTEIRRRLGAEDWCVSVFEDNAGVVQWEPRYHLCFKVETHNHPSALEPYGGANTGVGGVIRDVLGTGCGAKPIANTDVFCFAPPDYPPEQLPEGVLHPRRVLQGVVAGVRDYGNRMGIPTVNGAIIFDERYLANPLVYCGTLGLLPVDRASKSVAAGDWIVVVGGRTGRDGIHGATFSSLELTHESEAVSGGAVQIGNAITEKKLLDVLLQARDRNLFRAVTDCGAGGFSSAIGEMAAGLGATVRLEAAPLKYTGLSYTEIWISESQERMILAVPPEKWPELQALCASEDVEAAVLGQFEASGRLKLTYEGHVVADLDIHFLHEGRPAVVREAAWPPPTPRSDGALYAGPASASTPPLELSEQEALLRLLGHYTVASKEWVIRQYDHEVQGGSVIKPLVGAENDGPSDAAVLRPLADSWLGVAVGCGINPLYGEWDPYAMAALAIDEAVRNVVAVGADPRRIALLDNFCWGNVQDPVVLGALVRAAEACRDVAIAYMTPFISGKDSLHNTYRGPDGSRRDIPHTLLISALGRIPDVRRCVTMDLKGPGHHLILVGESRAEMGGSLYSQITRRVGGRIPQVDAQQAPRIFSAVHEAIMHGWVRACHDLSEGGLAVAIAEMAFAGQVGADVQRLPGEGSKAERLFSESPSRFLLEVAPEHRDALAAVLGDLPWFEIGITVSEPRLRIADQNGQWCIWASLRELKQAWQRPLSQSLQIA, encoded by the coding sequence ATGGCCGAGGTCTCCGCGAATGGCTGGCTCAAGCCCAACAGGTGCGCCATGCTTTGGGAAGTGGAAATCCGTCCGATCGGACGTGATGCGGAGCGGGAACGCGTCTGCCAAGAGTTCGATCTGCTTGTCCATGCCCGGCGGGCAGAGGAGTTGATCCAATCGACCGCACGGGGTTACTGGCTGGAAGGGAATATCAGTTCGGAGGCCCTCTCCCGCTTGGTCCGGGAAGTGCTCGTGGATCCCATTGTGGAAGAAGGAATCGTTGGACCTGCCGGGACAGATGCTGGCAATGCATTGACAATTACCTACAAGCCCGGCGTGATGGACCCGGTCGCGCAAACCGTGCTGGAAACAGCCCGGAGGCTCGGCTGGGCCATCGAGGCAGTGCGGACCTTCCGCCGATATTATCTCCGGGGTGCACTCAACGCAGAGGATCGCACCCGCCTCATCGGCAAGGTACTAGCCAACGAGGCCATCGAGCAGGTCTTGGAAGGCCCTTTGCCTGTCCGTCATCTGAGCTTGGGCGCCAATTACCGCTTTCACTTAGTCTCAGTGCCATTGCGGGACCTAGACCCGGAAGGCCTGCTTCGCGTCAGCCGGGAAGGGATGCTGGCCCTTTCCTTAGAAGAGATGCAAGCCATCCAGGACCACTTCCGCCAATTGGGTCGTGAACCCACCGATTGCGAACTGGAAACCATTGCCCAAACTTGGTCCGAACACTGTTCCCACAAGACGCTCAAAGGGACCATCACATTGCGGGACGGAACCCTCGGCAGCAGCCGAACGTACCGTCACCTGCTCCGCGAAACGATCTTTGCAGCCACAACCGAGATCCGCCGGAGATTGGGAGCGGAGGATTGGTGCGTGAGCGTCTTCGAGGACAATGCCGGGGTGGTGCAGTGGGAGCCGCGCTACCATCTCTGCTTCAAGGTGGAGACACACAATCATCCGTCCGCCCTGGAGCCTTACGGGGGTGCCAACACCGGCGTGGGCGGGGTGATCCGCGATGTGTTAGGAACAGGATGTGGTGCCAAACCGATCGCCAACACGGATGTCTTTTGCTTTGCCCCCCCTGATTATCCCCCCGAACAGTTGCCGGAAGGTGTGTTGCATCCCCGCCGCGTCTTGCAAGGGGTGGTGGCCGGCGTTCGGGACTACGGCAATCGTATGGGAATTCCCACTGTCAATGGCGCAATCATTTTTGATGAGCGTTATCTAGCGAATCCACTCGTATATTGCGGCACCTTAGGCTTGCTGCCAGTCGATCGAGCCAGCAAATCCGTAGCCGCGGGAGACTGGATTGTAGTGGTCGGCGGTCGGACAGGTCGGGATGGTATCCACGGTGCGACCTTCTCCAGTCTGGAACTGACTCATGAGTCTGAGGCGGTCAGCGGCGGCGCGGTACAGATCGGTAACGCCATTACGGAAAAGAAACTGCTAGATGTCCTGCTGCAAGCGCGAGACCGCAATCTGTTTCGCGCAGTCACGGATTGTGGAGCAGGAGGATTCAGCTCCGCAATTGGTGAGATGGCTGCGGGATTGGGGGCCACGGTTCGGTTGGAGGCGGCCCCGCTTAAATATACGGGGCTGAGTTACACGGAAATCTGGATCAGCGAATCCCAGGAGCGCATGATCTTAGCTGTGCCTCCGGAGAAATGGCCGGAGCTGCAGGCCTTGTGTGCGTCCGAAGATGTGGAAGCCGCGGTGCTGGGACAATTCGAGGCTAGCGGCCGACTGAAACTAACCTATGAAGGCCACGTTGTGGCCGACCTGGATATTCACTTCCTCCATGAAGGCCGGCCTGCCGTCGTGCGCGAAGCCGCATGGCCTCCACCAACACCGCGCTCCGATGGCGCTCTCTACGCTGGGCCTGCTTCCGCCTCCACTCCACCCCTGGAGTTGAGTGAACAGGAAGCGTTGCTGCGATTACTAGGGCATTACACCGTAGCCTCTAAGGAATGGGTGATCCGGCAATATGACCACGAGGTGCAGGGAGGGAGTGTCATCAAGCCGCTGGTCGGGGCCGAGAATGACGGGCCGTCCGATGCGGCCGTGCTGCGACCTTTAGCGGATAGCTGGCTCGGAGTGGCCGTGGGATGTGGTATCAATCCGCTCTACGGTGAATGGGACCCTTACGCGATGGCCGCTCTGGCTATTGATGAAGCGGTGCGCAACGTGGTGGCCGTGGGTGCTGATCCCCGTCGCATCGCCCTACTTGACAATTTCTGCTGGGGAAATGTCCAGGACCCTGTGGTTCTCGGAGCATTGGTGCGGGCGGCGGAAGCCTGCCGGGATGTAGCCATCGCCTACATGACCCCTTTCATCAGCGGCAAGGATAGCCTGCACAACACCTATCGCGGTCCTGACGGCTCTCGCCGGGACATTCCCCACACCCTATTGATTTCTGCCCTGGGACGCATCCCGGATGTACGCCGCTGCGTGACTATGGATTTGAAAGGTCCTGGCCATCATCTCATTCTCGTTGGCGAGAGTCGAGCTGAGATGGGCGGCTCGCTCTATTCCCAAATCACCCGTCGAGTCGGAGGACGCATCCCTCAGGTGGATGCTCAGCAGGCCCCCCGCATCTTCTCTGCCGTACATGAGGCCATCATGCACGGGTGGGTACGGGCTTGCCATGACCTGAGCGAAGGAGGATTGGCCGTAGCCATTGCGGAAATGGCTTTTGCTGGCCAGGTGGGTGCCGATGTGCAGCGGCTCCCCGGAGAGGGTAGCAAGGCGGAGCGGCTCTTCAGCGAATCCCCCTCGCGATTCCTCCTGGAGGTGGCCCCAGAACATCGCGATGCTCTGGCGGCTGTGTTAGGCGACCTTCCCTGGTTCGAAATCGGCATCACGGTTAGCGAACCTCGCCTTCGCATCGCTGATCAGAATGGCCAGTGGTGCATCTGGGCGTCGCTTCGAGAATTGAAGCAGGCCTGGCAGAGGCCCTTATCTCAGAGTCTCCAGATCGCTTAA
- a CDS encoding DUF1501 domain-containing protein, with translation MIVAVSPPDKSNGITVRMLRIPRLISHPGYPPSRREWLRLSTAALSPLLLHAGKGVTARPERFTSASASLPGLGRAKSVVIIFTSGGQSQLDTWDPKPQAPEQVRGAFRTIATTVPGIRLCEHLPRLARLAHRYLIVRTMSHDDLDHGSACYLALTGQFHPRKSSNPPPRPDDYPALGAVLTRLRPHPQLPYTALHINGPLLAPREPAPGQFAGFLGQAYQPPELGNPLEENRFLPVLRLSPDITPQRLAQRCELLRRLDPQQAAHPLTQQALELLRSPQVATAMDLRREPLSLRERYGLYRSGQACLLARRLVEIGVPWITVFFNHNIRGQDAHPNVTDEYGWDTHNDIFEALRDHLLPRFDLSVSTFLEDLQQRGLLDTTLVVIMGEFGRAPLVAKESRFAGSTPGRKHWAACYSVVLAGAGIAAGGADGVSDRHAAYPTTPPVSPADLVATLFHALGIPPHTHYTDPVGRSFPITTGQPVLRWFR, from the coding sequence ATGATAGTAGCAGTTTCCCCACCGGATAAGTCCAACGGCATAACAGTCCGTATGCTCCGTATTCCTCGACTGATAAGCCACCCTGGTTACCCACCCTCCCGGCGCGAATGGCTCCGCCTAAGCACCGCGGCTCTCTCGCCCCTGTTGCTTCACGCTGGCAAGGGAGTTACCGCACGGCCTGAGCGTTTCACCTCCGCCTCCGCTTCCCTGCCGGGTTTAGGCCGCGCCAAATCTGTGGTCATTATCTTCACCAGCGGGGGACAAAGCCAACTGGACACCTGGGACCCCAAGCCCCAAGCGCCGGAACAAGTCCGCGGTGCCTTCCGCACTATTGCCACAACCGTGCCGGGAATCCGCCTATGCGAACATCTGCCTCGCCTGGCTCGCCTAGCCCATCGCTACCTCATCGTGCGGACTATGTCCCATGATGATCTGGATCATGGCTCGGCCTGCTACCTGGCGCTCACTGGGCAGTTCCACCCGCGCAAATCTTCGAATCCTCCGCCACGACCGGATGATTACCCTGCCCTCGGTGCTGTACTCACACGTTTGCGGCCCCATCCTCAACTGCCCTACACAGCCCTCCATATCAACGGCCCACTGTTGGCGCCGCGGGAACCCGCACCGGGGCAATTCGCCGGCTTTTTGGGACAAGCTTACCAACCCCCTGAGCTAGGCAATCCTCTGGAAGAGAATCGCTTCCTCCCAGTCCTCCGCCTCTCTCCGGACATCACGCCTCAGCGCTTGGCCCAACGCTGCGAATTGCTACGCCGCTTGGACCCTCAGCAAGCCGCCCATCCCCTCACCCAACAGGCTTTGGAACTGCTCCGCAGCCCCCAAGTCGCCACAGCGATGGACTTGCGGCGAGAACCCCTATCCCTCCGAGAACGCTACGGATTGTATCGATCAGGGCAAGCTTGCCTCCTCGCCCGCCGGCTCGTCGAAATCGGCGTCCCGTGGATCACCGTGTTCTTCAACCACAATATCCGCGGGCAAGATGCCCACCCAAACGTTACCGATGAATATGGTTGGGATACCCACAACGATATTTTTGAAGCCTTGCGGGATCACCTTCTGCCCCGTTTCGATCTAAGCGTCTCGACATTTCTCGAAGACTTGCAGCAACGCGGTTTACTGGACACCACTCTGGTGGTCATCATGGGTGAATTTGGACGTGCCCCCCTCGTGGCTAAAGAAAGCCGTTTTGCCGGCTCCACACCCGGACGCAAACACTGGGCCGCTTGTTACTCCGTTGTCCTGGCCGGCGCGGGCATCGCAGCCGGAGGTGCCGACGGTGTCTCGGATCGCCATGCCGCCTACCCCACCACACCCCCCGTTTCCCCTGCCGATTTGGTAGCCACACTCTTCCATGCTCTAGGCATCCCTCCGCACACCCACTACACCGACCCTGTGGGACGAAGTTTCCCCATCACGACGGGACAACCCGTCCTTCGTTGGTTCCGTTGA
- a CDS encoding PDZ domain-containing protein: MRSRFQKITMAPITILDTGNRRQCWYIAAALFLLAGSIAADVAQPAFANPTPPGTHRYKVPYRLTDSQHVLVRVKLNGKGPFHFILDTGAPAVFLTKSVAKKVGVTADRQGWAVFDSFEIEGGVRLGKVKGRIEDLVQLDGMNTLGLAGVELHGVIGYNVLARFRIEYDFTADKLGFEYLPHFEPPDPERLRAEGPDDIQMMGPFIKMIAALTGIKANFAVAPRGFLGIEVAQRDGKVVIQRVYPGTAAAQAGLQPGDIIASVRNQSIDVPADLHRALRRAGVGSPLVLTIERQGKTLEIRLELGRGL; the protein is encoded by the coding sequence ATGCGCTCCCGTTTTCAGAAAATTACGATGGCTCCCATTACCATTCTGGACACGGGGAATCGCCGGCAGTGTTGGTACATTGCCGCCGCTCTTTTCCTGCTCGCGGGGAGCATAGCAGCAGACGTCGCACAGCCTGCGTTCGCCAACCCCACCCCTCCAGGAACCCATCGGTACAAGGTACCTTACCGCTTGACAGATAGCCAGCATGTGTTGGTCCGCGTCAAACTGAATGGCAAAGGACCGTTCCACTTCATACTCGACACGGGAGCACCTGCGGTCTTCCTCACCAAAAGTGTGGCGAAGAAAGTCGGGGTGACGGCGGACAGGCAAGGTTGGGCTGTCTTCGACAGTTTCGAGATTGAAGGCGGTGTCCGCCTAGGCAAGGTGAAAGGCCGGATCGAAGACCTGGTGCAACTCGACGGGATGAACACCTTGGGGCTGGCAGGGGTTGAGCTGCACGGTGTCATCGGTTATAACGTGCTGGCCCGCTTCCGCATCGAATACGACTTCACAGCGGACAAGTTGGGCTTTGAGTACCTGCCGCATTTCGAACCACCGGACCCAGAGCGTTTGCGCGCGGAAGGCCCCGATGACATCCAAATGATGGGACCGTTCATCAAGATGATCGCGGCCCTAACCGGGATCAAGGCGAACTTCGCCGTAGCGCCTCGCGGCTTCCTCGGAATCGAAGTCGCACAAAGAGATGGCAAGGTAGTGATTCAACGCGTCTATCCCGGTACTGCCGCAGCTCAAGCTGGTTTGCAACCTGGCGATATCATCGCCTCTGTCCGGAACCAGAGTATCGATGTTCCCGCTGACCTTCATCGTGCTTTGCGGCGTGCTGGGGTCGGCAGCCCGCTGGTTTTGACCATCGAACGACAGGGGAAAACCCTAGAAATCCGCCTGGAACTCGGCCGAGGATTGTAA
- a CDS encoding DUF4159 domain-containing protein: MIGGILIAVSLPLPAQPPRPTPPNAKAAGSRAPVIKAEEELVDKVRKAIELGVKYLKSQQRDGNWEGVVLNVLADMEGGVTALATLALLTSGVPPDDPAVAKALDYLRSLPPRKTYVVGLQTMVFAEARQKRDLPLIQRNADWLIRQGVGWQIDERGRVVGGQLRGWSYPAGPSNMADNSNTQYALLGLYAAKQAGAMIDPTVWREIRAFYTRTQRVEGPMSGSWSYATLANIGGMQPSLSMTVAGVCGLYIASMGLDESEQQLDPQTGVAANCGVYSENQALTRGLNWVASHFNFDSPKSSFYNVYGIERLGRLSGERFIGRHDWYREGCQWLITRQEPSGAIVGKGGIDAAPIISTSFALLFLAKGRTPVLISKWAWGDFQFRNGVLIELSLGDSGQVNWNRKHNDVRNIVEFCSRELFDGVPLSWQVYDARRLSFDNDLAPGGRSSKDKILEEVGVLLQSPLLYINGHGRIVGGRGSLSAAQKEILKTYIEEGGFVLAEACCGDPEFAASFKELMQELFPDNTFRRLPPEHAIWSILPGITPLDFPDLEVLERGCRTVCVFSPKPLAGYWEEAKYMPKDSRRPTQRGEKAFCLARNIVAYATGLELPKPKLTRTQVVAKGAETGVTRSHFRAAQLDVGDRPAPDALKNLMAFLRDQARLDVAQTSVVLPPGDEQLFLFKFMYLHGRKPLQLSDLEIETLQANLNSGGLLFVDAACNGMEAWKAFDRSFRDLCNRLYPNHKLVVIESQLPDGREEPLFRMAREAGIDLRTVRCRREKADGSGPEIEMRTYPVLLEGIQVDGRWVVIYSKYDVGCAIEGHKAADCLGHDKESALRIAAAVVLYSLKR, from the coding sequence GTGATCGGAGGGATACTGATAGCGGTGAGTTTGCCTCTGCCAGCTCAACCCCCTCGGCCAACACCTCCCAATGCCAAGGCGGCCGGCTCACGCGCTCCCGTCATCAAGGCTGAAGAGGAACTCGTCGATAAGGTGCGTAAAGCGATCGAACTGGGCGTCAAATATCTCAAGAGCCAGCAGCGGGATGGGAATTGGGAAGGGGTGGTACTGAATGTGCTCGCAGATATGGAGGGTGGAGTTACTGCCTTGGCGACTTTGGCGCTGCTAACCAGTGGCGTTCCCCCGGATGATCCCGCGGTCGCCAAAGCCCTGGATTATCTCCGTTCCTTGCCCCCCCGCAAAACCTACGTGGTCGGCTTGCAGACGATGGTCTTCGCCGAAGCCCGCCAGAAACGGGACCTGCCTTTGATCCAACGCAACGCGGACTGGCTTATCCGCCAAGGAGTCGGCTGGCAAATCGACGAGCGAGGGCGAGTGGTCGGCGGGCAGTTGCGCGGATGGAGTTACCCTGCCGGACCTTCTAACATGGCAGATAATTCCAACACCCAGTATGCCTTGCTGGGTCTCTATGCCGCCAAGCAAGCCGGTGCCATGATTGATCCGACCGTCTGGCGTGAGATCCGTGCCTTCTACACCCGCACCCAGCGAGTCGAAGGACCTATGAGTGGCTCGTGGAGTTATGCCACGCTCGCCAACATCGGAGGGATGCAACCCAGCTTGAGCATGACGGTGGCAGGGGTCTGTGGCTTGTACATCGCCAGTATGGGACTCGATGAGAGTGAACAGCAACTCGATCCGCAAACCGGCGTAGCCGCTAACTGCGGCGTCTATAGCGAAAACCAAGCCCTCACCCGCGGCCTGAACTGGGTGGCTTCCCACTTCAATTTTGATTCGCCCAAGTCCAGTTTCTACAACGTTTATGGCATCGAGCGGTTGGGCCGCCTCTCCGGGGAGCGTTTCATCGGTCGGCATGATTGGTATCGGGAAGGCTGCCAGTGGTTGATCACACGCCAGGAACCCAGCGGAGCGATTGTCGGCAAGGGTGGCATCGATGCGGCTCCGATCATTTCTACCTCATTTGCTCTGCTGTTTTTGGCCAAGGGTCGGACACCCGTGCTCATCAGTAAATGGGCTTGGGGGGATTTCCAATTCCGCAATGGTGTGCTCATCGAGTTGTCCCTGGGAGACAGCGGCCAGGTCAACTGGAATCGCAAGCACAATGATGTGCGAAACATCGTGGAGTTTTGTAGCCGGGAGTTGTTTGACGGTGTCCCTCTCAGTTGGCAAGTGTACGACGCGCGCCGCTTGAGCTTTGACAACGACTTGGCACCAGGAGGGCGTTCCAGCAAGGACAAAATCCTGGAGGAAGTCGGGGTGCTACTCCAATCCCCGTTGCTTTACATTAACGGTCATGGGCGGATCGTCGGGGGGCGCGGCAGCCTGAGTGCGGCCCAGAAGGAAATACTCAAAACTTACATCGAGGAGGGGGGATTCGTTCTGGCTGAAGCCTGCTGTGGTGATCCAGAATTCGCTGCCTCTTTCAAGGAGCTAATGCAGGAGCTGTTTCCCGATAACACATTCCGTCGTCTGCCTCCGGAGCACGCCATTTGGTCGATCCTACCGGGGATCACGCCGCTCGATTTTCCCGATCTGGAGGTACTGGAGCGGGGATGCCGCACGGTCTGTGTTTTTTCTCCCAAACCATTGGCTGGTTATTGGGAAGAGGCCAAATACATGCCCAAGGATTCCCGCCGGCCCACCCAGCGCGGCGAAAAGGCCTTTTGCTTAGCCCGCAATATCGTCGCTTATGCCACAGGGCTGGAATTGCCCAAACCTAAACTGACGCGGACTCAGGTGGTGGCCAAGGGGGCAGAGACAGGCGTAACCCGCAGTCATTTCCGAGCGGCGCAACTCGATGTCGGCGATCGACCTGCCCCGGACGCATTGAAAAACCTCATGGCGTTCCTGCGGGATCAGGCGCGCTTGGATGTGGCGCAAACCAGCGTGGTGCTCCCGCCAGGGGACGAACAACTGTTCCTCTTCAAGTTCATGTATCTGCATGGACGCAAGCCTTTGCAACTCTCCGATCTCGAAATCGAAACCCTCCAGGCCAATCTCAATTCCGGGGGACTGCTTTTTGTCGATGCTGCGTGCAATGGAATGGAAGCCTGGAAGGCGTTTGACCGGTCCTTCCGGGACCTCTGTAACCGGCTTTACCCGAACCATAAACTCGTGGTCATCGAGAGCCAATTGCCCGATGGCCGAGAGGAACCATTGTTCCGCATGGCACGCGAGGCAGGAATCGATCTGCGGACCGTGCGCTGCCGCCGGGAAAAGGCCGATGGGAGTGGACCGGAGATAGAAATGCGCACCTATCCTGTGCTGCTGGAGGGAATCCAAGTCGATGGCCGATGGGTGGTCATCTACAGCAAATATGACGTGGGATGTGCGATCGAAGGCCACAAGGCCGCCGATTGCCTCGGTCACGACAAGGAGAGTGCCTTGCGCATCGCTGCTGCCGTCGTGCTTTACTCCCTCAAGCGCTGA
- a CDS encoding 3-keto-disaccharide hydrolase, with protein sequence MRYLMFATAGWIAGCLATLTATPPLPAAQNEGFTPLFDGKSFEGWYFTLRANKDGSKPDPKLTWSIVEGYIRCTGKPNGCMVTQKEYSDYVLKLKWRFPAGSKGGNSGVLLHVQDDEIWPTSVEAQLQSGRAGDFWLIYPPKVKLEVDPKRQDPKQARHYFRIEADKPIEKPFGEWNEYEITCKGGDITLVVNGMKVNEGKNGNLTKGKIALQSEGAEIHFKDIMIKSLK encoded by the coding sequence ATGCGCTACCTGATGTTTGCCACAGCCGGTTGGATTGCCGGATGCTTAGCTACCCTAACTGCGACGCCGCCACTACCTGCGGCCCAAAATGAAGGTTTCACACCCCTGTTTGACGGCAAGTCCTTCGAGGGCTGGTACTTCACCCTGCGGGCCAACAAAGATGGGTCCAAACCGGATCCCAAACTGACTTGGTCCATCGTGGAGGGTTACATCCGCTGCACCGGCAAACCCAACGGCTGCATGGTTACACAAAAGGAATACAGCGACTATGTCCTCAAACTGAAATGGCGCTTCCCTGCCGGGAGCAAAGGAGGCAATAGCGGCGTTCTCCTCCATGTGCAAGACGATGAAATCTGGCCCACCTCTGTGGAAGCCCAGCTCCAGTCCGGACGCGCCGGTGACTTCTGGCTCATTTATCCCCCCAAAGTCAAACTGGAGGTAGATCCTAAACGCCAGGACCCCAAACAGGCACGCCATTACTTCCGGATCGAAGCGGACAAGCCTATCGAAAAACCCTTCGGCGAGTGGAACGAATACGAAATCACCTGCAAAGGCGGCGACATCACTCTGGTCGTCAACGGCATGAAGGTCAATGAAGGCAAGAATGGCAACCTCACCAAAGGCAAAATCGCCTTACAGTCCGAAGGCGCAGAAATCCACTTCAAGGACATCATGATCAAGTCCCTCAAGTGA